DNA from Methanomicrobia archaeon:
CGTACTATCATACATAATAGTAGAGGGAGAGAGGAAGGGCAGCTGCCGGTCTCCTCGAGTTACTGAGGAGACTGAGGAAAGTCCCCCCACCAACCGTAAGTAAGGACACGAACGCCGAGAGGGCGTAAGGCGAGAGTCTTGGCTCTGGTATAGAAACGAGACCGTGCCATACCAACGTGATGATTCCGCAAGGAGGAAGTCGTATGGTGACGGCTGGAACGACCATCCTCGTGGGTGCAAGCCTGAGAAAGGCGCGTAGATAAATGCTGCCGAAACAGAAGGGGGCTTACTCTCCTCACTCCCGGTTAAACTGTCAGTAGAGACGAGAAAATAATCTCAACCACACCACGCTCGGACTGAAAGTCCGAGGCATCCACGAATCGTAGGAAGGGCTTTTACTTTTCTACAACATGCGCATCAGCTATTTTGTCATTTATCCCACATTATTTTGGTATTAATTAAATATGTCCAGACAAATTATCCATTTATCTCTTGTGTGATCAAGTCTGTCTTTTCATAAATTAATTTTTTATAACCTATGTTCTCCAAAAATGTGCTTGCTGTCTCATAATCGTATTTTAAAAATATTACCCCTACTATTGCCTCGAACACATTAGCATACAGGGGAAGAGACTTTTCTGGGTGCTCTTTTACACTAGGATTTGTAACATCAATATATCTACTAAGAGCAAGTTTTGATTCTCCAAATTCGCCTAAAACATCATTCATTTCAGAGCCTTTGTTAATCTCATGCATTTCACCCTGAAGTAGAGGCTCAGATTCCCTAAGTAATTCTTCATAAACCACCACTTTAAGAATTGCATCTCCCAATAATCCATATATTCTATAAGCTGGAGTTTTTTTCAGTATTAGTGTTGCCTTTTCTAATAAGTCATCATCTTCAAACTCGCCATTTTGTGGATCGATAAAATAAGCGATCCGTTTTCTCAATTCATCTAAATTGCTCATGTTACACACTATTCAATTCATACTTAAATAGTCTATCCCACATTATGTAGAAATCACATATCCCGTATTGAGTAATGGAGCCTTAACCATAAAAATTTGGTATAAAGCGTTATGTACCCGGTTTTAAGCATTTTTCCCTTTTTCTTGTCTACTACAACTAAGACATTTATCTCGGCAAACTTTCAGAAAAGAACTTATTCATCTCGATACCCAACCTCTATTGTCATCAGGTCGCTTGCCACATCGGTGTTCTCGAACACCTGTCGCGCTTCTTCCTTTAGCTTGCGTGCACCCTCTAAATCAGAGTATCGCGCGCTGAGATGCGTAAGAATAAGTTTTCTCACTTCCGCTTGCTTTGCCACCTCTGCCGCCTCCAAAGCGGTGGAATGCATGTAATCAATCGCGTATTCCTGCGTCTCTTCTGATAACGTGCTATCGTGTATGAGCAAATCCGCGTCCCTGCTCGCCTCGATCACGCTCTCGCAGGGTCTCGTATCGCCGGTATAAACAATCTTTCTGCCCTGTCTCGGCGGGCCTAAGACTTGCTCTGGTTGTATCTCCGTATCATCAACGATAACCGAACGCCCGGATTGCAGTCTGGCGAATAGCGGGCCGGGCTTTACGCCAAGCTCGATCGCCCGTTCTCGGTTAAACCTACCGGGGCGCATATCCTCTTCCAGCACATAGCCGATGCTCACCACGTTATGTTCCGTTTTTACCGTCCGTATCGTATAGCCGTTTCTGCGAACAACGTCGCCCGGTTGCAGTTCTATTGCTCTCACCTCGAAACTTCGGCCAGCATAGCCCAAAGCGAGCAGATGCTGCAGGAATTTATCCACGTATCGCGGGCCGTAGATTTCTAACGGCTCCTCTCGTCCCTGCAACGCCATCGTCTGTAACAGACCGGGTATGCCGAGCACGTGGTCGGCATGGAAATGCGTGATGAAGATCGCTGCGATCTTCATACCGGTCTTTGCGCGCATCATCTGTTGCTGCGCACCTTCACCGCAATCGAACAACAGCAACTCACCCTTCCTATTCATCGCTATCGCAGAGGGAG
Protein-coding regions in this window:
- a CDS encoding ribonuclease Z; protein product: MLRITFLGTGGSTPTPNRTPSAIAMNRKGELLLFDCGEGAQQQMMRAKTGMKIAAIFITHFHADHVLGIPGLLQTMALQGREEPLEIYGPRYVDKFLQHLLALGYAGRSFEVRAIELQPGDVVRRNGYTIRTVKTEHNVVSIGYVLEEDMRPGRFNRERAIELGVKPGPLFARLQSGRSVIVDDTEIQPEQVLGPPRQGRKIVYTGDTRPCESVIEASRDADLLIHDSTLSEETQEYAIDYMHSTALEAAEVAKQAEVRKLILTHLSARYSDLEGARKLKEEARQVFENTDVASDLMTIEVGYRDE